A stretch of DNA from Montipora capricornis isolate CH-2021 chromosome 1, ASM3666992v2, whole genome shotgun sequence:
caggtccgcactattcaagccaacgaggacgaaaatactgctctattttcacgaaagtaaaggataagaacttcaaaaacatacattcattttgaacttaagttcgtagggtaataaaaacattaaaaaaagaaacagccccgtTAAATTTAcacaacggttcgtcctcgagttttccaaactttcagccactactcgataaGCAGCTACGTAcaccttttaaagagcttttccatccatcctcccgctcacttctctttaacgtttcatgatgattcggaaataaatgtgccattcttttgccggccgggaattttttccccggcgtttttgtcgccatgttattttaactaatgcttgaacaatatttatgaaagtcaagtagactagtgcacgactgataaaaacaacgcgaacatcagtcgtgcagtagtctacttgactttcctaaatatttttaatcaattttgactgatcacgatcttctcttatccaacgctgtgcaagacttatcgtccgcggtttctgcaaaggttttcaaacctcgactttactaatgctcgaagtaatgcgtgacatattacagtcgcgttacctgcgcagttacgttgcgcacaaacaattagcgcgaacgtccttaagcgagCTGCCAATTACTTGCGGCCAACGAGGAGTGacttgcggttattcaaatcggaaatacaacaagCGTGCTACTTTTATtatttgtattattgtattggcacgtgctctatcctcatttaatcttacccgtgaaaactcGTATCATttcgcttaacgaagtctgcaaacaaacgactttcaggaatgttaagcgagacaacggctgtcgtgaaaacacagccATTGAGATGCTACGAACAAAAGCGCACGTGCAAACGAGCTTCAATCAAGTCTCGTGAAACCAAATTAGTCGAACATGTTCAAGCCGGACTTGCGAACTAATCTTGGTCGATCTTTTTCGCAAAACTATCTTGGGGGATTAACGACTGCTGAGTACAGACCCTGGGACACGAAGAAACGAGAGATAATCACTCTAAATACACCCACTTTCACTGGCTAATATTCTGTTTAACACAATAAGCTCATTAATGGAACATAGTAAaccttaaaaaaacaaacaaacaaacaaaaaacaacagtCACCCAAACATAAGTCTAGTTGTCGATTTCCTCCCCATTGAAATCCATTTTATGCGTTTAGTGGCCCAAAACAGAGTGAAATTACAGGTTCCTGTTTAACGTTGTAGGTGTCTTACCGCCATACTCCCGCAAATTAAAGGAAAGATCCTCCGCGAGAATTAATTAACGGTCTCGGATATGACCGTCGAGTTATTGCGTTCACTCTGTAATTTGTTATATATCATTAGGCAAACTCGTGTAAATAAGTCTTCTTCTTAAAGTACGTCACTGTCAGATTTAAGAAACTTCTTCTTTACAATCAAAGATGATAAATGAAAATCAcataacattaattatttttattataaggACTTCAAGCGTGTGGAATTAAGTTGGACAATCATCCGAAACAAGGACCTTTTCTGTACTCAACTAACGAAGCGTACATATTACCTGACATCACCCGTTTTATTACATGACTCTGCTCCAATCAAATTGAAACACCGCATACAATAGCATGTAAAATTAATTACTTTCGTGTTGGTAAATGGTTAAGTCTCGCTGGATAAGGCCACATCCAACTCAGTTTTTTTGTTGGAGCAGCCAGCAGAGGTAAGTTGAAAGTCAAGTTTTGCTTTTTTGTgtattttacatttatttaaaacaaactAGATTTGTAATAGCGAGTttagacaaaataataattacagtcAAAACAATAATCTTATTTTCACTAAGAAAGTGTAAACTATCAACCTTGCATTGATGAACACAAATCCGAAGGCACTAATAGTATTTATCTTTGTAGCCACATTTTTATGatataatttacaaaaaaaattctgttttaaCAGGCAAGATGCATTTGAAATTAGCAATCTTAATAGTCGTGGTGTGTTTGTGCTACGCGCAAGCTAAGTCAACAAAAGGTAAGGTATTTTGATTACTTGGTCATCAAACAAACAatgaagcaatttttttttagcgaaACTGACACTATTTCCAGAATTCTTGGAAAGCACACAAAGTGTAGCATGCTCTCATAAGAAAGATTGCTAAATGTGGCACAGGAATGATTCACAGTACTTCTGGCAACTTAACTGAGAGAATCGGGCAAAATTAATTTACAGCCTGCTTTGTTAAGCTTGTAATTGAAGAAATAACCCAATTATCTATAGTAACGGTTATCACTAAACACCAATTCAAAGGAAAGTCAAATAAATGAACATGAAAGTAATTTGTAACGACGTCCTGCTTCTAgtctttttgctttgtttttttgaaagataatgaAGCGGTTTCTGATTTCTCGTCAATTTTTGTCGTAGCCACTTTTGTGTCGAGAAAGTTGCATCGTTCTTCGTGCCTCTTCCTCTTCCACTGAGTTCGTTTACAAGTGAAGTGTTTCGAAAAGCTTGTCTCCTGAACAGTGAAGCTCAACGGGTCGCTTAATAGTAAAACGTTTTCAAActaattttttcttcttcaaataataCGTAGTCCGCTTAGTCTTGTTTAAATGATGTGATTTATTTAGCGAAACAACGACTTTAAAAGGGCTAATGTACACATGAcggaaaaatattttaacagtAGGTGGTTTGCAAAGAATCGCCTTAGACACAGGTGACAATATTGTAATgtgcaattgctggtggacgaattAACAAAGCCGGAAGCTAACTAGATCTATTGTTATCGACCACCGACTTGGCAACTGGGACGCAAGTTAGGTgttttaaactccaaaaattagTTTATAATTTGCTACCATAAAGTGAAAACATAACTACCATTTAAGCACGtctcaattttaattttttgaatcgTTTGATTACTTCCACCTGAAATGCTTCAGGTTTACCATTGCCTAAGTTTTAGCAAAACCATAGTTCCAAGGCATCTGAATTTACAGAAAGGGTAGAACATAGTGCATGAAGAGAGTATATTATGTTTAAGCCTCTAGCTACGAAATGAGGCCAGGTACACGCCGAGGACTAATGCCGCAATTTTCAACAATTTACCTTCTAAATACAGGTAATTAACACAGTCGTAGACTCGGTTTTAATGAATGACATTTGTCGTGTATTCAAGTACTTTTCATTAACAGCTTGCTTTATAGATGAGGGAGTAACCAGAACATTTTGTTATTATGggccaatttttaaaaaaaacgacgtCAATGTCAACTTTTGACTAAGTTAAGCTAACACATGGACCTCGTCCCTCATTTAACATATTAACGGAGCTCCGCGCGgccgcgcggagcaccataattagagagattaagcatcacgtttacggcaaacggcaaacgttggactaaaatttgcgttttgccaaaagtagaagaaactcgtttgatatgagctcatttcttgGCTGTTAGCAGGAGGTATCAAGTGactttttaaaagaaagaaacgagTTCGAATAACatcattttcatgcttttatgacaagcagcagcccaCCGTTTCgtgtttgccgtttcacgtaaacgcgatgTTTAATCTCTCTATTAACAAAATATGGAAACCcgtcgatgcgagaaattttgtttttatagctatgacgtcatccaccttccgtacgtccgtacgtccgcccctccatgtatgacaATGTGACCATTATCACGCtggtttacagcatacatcatccatgttatggtcaattgacacctgtcaaaccaaggtatccgctgaccagtatctcgtgaccatatcgtgggctcaagtttagcGCTCATTGAGGTCACctgtttctttttaagttgaccgctgaccaggtactggttttcaaaTGGATCACAGGCTCATCCCAGGTTAACTCCCCTCAAtttaaacgaggcttcatttttcacgCGCTTTCTGTAGTTCGACGCGGCTACACTGCCATACTACTTTAACCATAGCTCttaacagtcaacgcttttcgtgttcaggtggaaaatggtttggcaaatgttttccttctgcatttttcgcttcTTTCAATCCAGTGTAAGATATCATGaaagctgtggtccacactggtggctacgaaGTGTTTCAAATCAGGCAtcagagggatataaacttaaagccgAGTCTATTTTTAATGTATGTAGAGCTGCATTTTTCTCTAAATTGCAATTTTGGCATacctttagaagctctgataaggttgcatgatgcctggaggacatatgactagaacagaaactaaaggagagagaaagagaacgacaacgacaaaacagaataccagtaatagctcatacttggtggaagaagttactccacaaattctttccttgggcactaaacgtttgttatttcaaaaagtggtttaatcggttttcctttgttcaggaatgtcgaaatcgaatttttatagtcaactggaattaaataacaactagcttgtgttttcagaagtttgtttaaggcACCCAAAGCTAatttgttggagcggatcttgtttgaagtttgtcctttcttggttacATTGACGTATCTTGCCGCTATttttgttccaagccaagctgtcgtgtttcagtgaaatatatgtacattaaaatttgaatgatctcgttttcagagaataaagtacatcagtaaaactctattttgaccttgaactgacaaagtttcctgACAGTTTCTAATGTTTGGACACTTGGACACTTGGATCAACCAATAATCGACGAACGATAataggtcatacggtatatgagctgataacagaGATTgactgaaccaatcagaaagctaggaACGCAATATCCTAGGTCGAGAATTTAATGAATGTATTTATGACATGCTTTCACTTTTTTTGAAACCTCCAACTTAATATTTAGTGGAGTATTCTTCCGGTTTCACGTAGTTGAAGTTAGCAATTTTCAGGCTTTGTTTTCGCTACTATTGAAGGTCAGCCACGGCACTGTTACTACTTTGCCAATGGTGTGGAGTGCAGAGGCggattcagttttttttttatagagaGGGGGTGCTCAGTTGGCAGATTGATATTGAACAAgaggtgaaaaaaataaaaaggagacAATTTAcaatggtttttgaggaaagggggaAAATGGAgaacccgaagaaaaacctctcggagtagagtagagaaccaaaaaactcaacccactcaTGACGACGAGAACTCTCACCACTATGTCAGCCCTGCATAAAACTGTACTTCTTTTTTCAACAATCTGCGACAAAATGTTGGCAGTATTACCTTTGTTCCCGGATAGGAGCCCAAAAAGGATGGGTGTGGCTAGCCACGCAATGTACCCCTTCCCCCTGAATATTCCCGTGGTCAATGGATGTTAAGGTGTTTAAACAAAGGAATGTTTAGATTCtggtcaaacattttgaaattgaGATCGTCACTAACATGGCTGGATGTGCAACTTGACAATTTTATAGCAATGAGCAATGATTATTTCTTAAGATTACTGTTTTTTGACTATAATGTCTTTAAAGCAAGAATTTCCACATTTATTTCATCAGGGTCCAAGAGGTGTTGTCCGTGTTGCCCTccaccaccaccacctccaCCACCAGTGCAACAAATATCCGGACCAATGGGACCAATCGGACCACCAGGATGCTCTGGACCACCAGGAGCCCCCGGCTGTCCCGGATGGAAAGGATGTGCTGGGCCCATGGGTCTTCCCGGACCCCCAGGCCCTGGTGGCGCTATAGGTTCACCCGGACCAATGGGACCTAAAGGTTGTCCCGGAAACCCCGGCCTTCCTGGATGCCCCGGACTGAAGGGTTGCCCTGGATGCGCAGGACCCGTTGGACCACCCGGACCTCCTGGACCCCAAGGACTTTCTGGAGCTCCTGCCCCTGCCCCATGCCCTCCTCCCCCTCCACCACCGTGCTGTCCACCTCCCGCATGCTGCAAATAAATTGCGTGCTCGATTGTTCATCAATTTATAGATTAATTGACTAATCTAAGCTGTGCTTTTAATAAATGTTACTTTTGAAACCATAAAGAAGTCTGTAGTTAATCCATTTTTCTTGATTGCATTAACAGAGGCATACAATACAGTCGAGAAGTTGTGACCAGCTAATAACACACCAGGATACATCCAACTGATTCACAATTGAGAGAACCGTTCATTGTTACGGTATCGAGAAAGCCGACAACACTGAAAGGCTGCCTTTCATGTATTCGAATCATGTCATGAAAGGttacattattattaatacttGGGACTGGCAAataatccactgaagcatctcagTTGGCCGGAATCCTAAATCCTCGAATCTGATTGCCTAATAGCGTTCTCgtaaccagtccagctcttTATGATACGGACCACGGTCCGAAATATTTCCGGGCTAATTTCGACAAGCTGAAATTATTACTAAAGTCTACAAACTCTTTTGGAAAGACCACACAATCACCCAATCTGAACAAAATTAGGACGCGTTCTCCTTCGATCGAACGCATTAAGTTAGTTACCGGCCTTGGTCCACACGTGCACTCAAGATCCCAGACACGTCCCCCATTCCGGTAAATTACATATGAGTCCTCTTTACTGACCAGCACCAGGGCTAGAGAGGTTATTCGAATTTAGTATCACCAAACTAGTGGAATAAAGCAAATcctgcgttttgattggctacgctactagaggactattagtaatagtcctcgggttgcgaaaagcgtgacgttttctttcgttttattcccaaataaaaatttcttcgacttgcatttgctaactttattaatgccttttctgtccgactagttcggttacgccctcaagggccacgggtcaatagccaaTTTGCCTTCGCCTCATCCTTTTGgtaaataaatatagattacttcatggttggtgggtgcgtacgatttttattcacgagttgtgaaggatcgcgtaaacgaacgagtgagcgaagcgtcgagtgagtttaacgatccttcacaacgagtgagtaataaaaatcgtacaaacgagccaatcatgaagtaatttgtttattatataagtacagaatcatgaagttaacgaggtaagtgttaatcgagaggctatcaaaccactgatCGTGAACAAGTCCTAAACAagtagcaaaatatttttgaaataaaagaaatctttaccttgcatacctcgcttgaggacttttaaaactttttaagatcttctgaagtatttttgtggagaaaactaagcaataaaagatcgaaaactttgaaaaccatacaccagtcggccgccatgtttacaaattttactgccgctgtctgtgcacaggccacccgcgccaaagttcaacatcatattagccaatcaaaaggctggtACGACAATTTTTCgctagtgaaaataacgatatagttTGGCTTGTTTTGGTTGAGACGGCTGGATCGACACCCAACCATAAGTGTCCATCCTTAATTTCCACTGCGAAACCGCAAGGGAGGTTCCTCTAAAGGAGTTGGGAAGCAGGCAGGATCTAGACCCCCTCTCCTCGCAAGAGAATTTCAGTGCAAGTTATATATACATCTGAAATGCGCAAAGTTGAACAAAGTTCTGTCACTGACACAAGACGAGAGTTTGAGAGTAAGAGAGAGGCATACCACCAGCCGTATACCCTTTGTAACCACATACAATCCACGTACTTCATATATTGCTGAAGTGGCGAACAGAAACTGGCACTTTCTCCAATCAAAGGAAAGACTGGCTCACATATTTAGAGAACGACCAGTGATCGCATACAAGCGGTCAAAAAGTCTACGTGACGTACTCGTCAGAACCAAATTAATGGACGGAACCTCTGAAGGACATGCCATCACAAAGGGTAGCTGTGGTCCTTGCAATAAACCGAAATGCAGTTGGTGCGTGACAATAAACAAGACCTCGACTTTTACAGGCACGCGGTGGGATGACAAGGTGTTTGACATATTCCATACAGTTAATTGTCAATCAACCTTTGTAATTTATATCATTGAGTGTCAAATTTGCAGATTACAATATGTAGGGAAGAGCGAGACAGCTTTTAAGCTGCGCCTTAATAATCACAGGAACCATATTAAGAGAGGAATCAATAGCTGTGAAATATCAGAACACTTTCTCCACAACAGCAGATCTCGCGACTTTAGCAAAGAGGTCACAATTACGATCATTGAATAAATTAAACACAGTAATATGACAATTGAACGGAAAAAAGAAATACTCCGAGGCAGAGAAATATTTTGGCAATGTCGGCTGAACACATTGCAGCCGAACGGTCTTAAAAAGAGAATGGGCTAGAGCTCAGAGTCGAATATGTCTTTATAAAGTATTCAGTACATAAATAACGTTTTAGAACGTAATTTATAAAGGTCATTCCACTCTACGCCCACACGAATGTAATTAACCTATTAGAACactacaggtagcaactgatgAAATAACGAATACTTCTTTATTACGTCATAATAAGAGATCATTAAGGGATTAATGAACCCAATGTAAGACCCCTGATGAAAGCAGAAGCCAAAACGCGTAGGGtctaaataaagtttctatcTTTGGGAAGACGATTCTCTTTTgtgcaaattatatatatatatatatactgttaatcgccttctgaagggaataggttggtgatccaaaggtaaatgaggcagtcagttgttgttatttccccgctcaaacctACACAATCATTTTATATaaagggggaaatttactgtgaatcgctgatcaacttgagcatagtgacgcgatcctcactgcagaaaatgtgcgattctcctcagagcttgccatataaaggtccttccaattcggctgaatggcggggttggttcagtggcctagtggtaaggcatctgaccggtaaccaggagacccgggttcgattcccggctgaacacattttcactcatttcctttgttgcatcgatttctgttcccatcctacactactaattaatacttgtcagaaatcactgtgaaccgccttctgaagggaataggttggtgatccaaaggtaaatgaggcagtcagttgttgttatttccccgctcaaacctacacaatcgctgatcaacttgagcatagtgacgcgatcctcactgcagaaaatgtgcgattctcctcagagcttgccatataaaggtccttccaattcggctgaatggcgggggtGGTTCAGTGGcctagtggtaaggcatctgactggtaaccaggagacccgggttcgattcccggctgaacacattttcactcatttcctttgttgtatcgatttctgttcccatgctacactactaattatatatatatatatatatatatatatatatatatatatatatatatatataattaacagtagattgaggagaggaatctggagaactgattgcatgagtgaaaatgtggttcggccaggaattgaacccgggtctccagattactagtcggatgccttgaccactcggccacccaaccacgctggcaacgtgactgtgtattgaccttattgtggctggctccagggagacaattcaagacacattttctgcaaatcaggatcgcctcactaccccccagtcgatcggctatgcacggtcctatccccttagagaattaataatcatttatgtagggtgggaggaaAATATGATttctacataaatgattattaattctctaaggggataggaccgtgcatagccgatcgactggggggtagtgaaGCGATCCTGATtcgcagaaaatgtgtgttgcattctctccctggagccagccacaataaggtcaatacacagtcacgttgccagcgtggttgggtggccgagtggtcaaggcatccgactagttatctggagacccgggttcaattcccggccgaacaacattttcactcatgcaatcagttgtccagattcctctcctcaatctactattaattaattcttaaggggataggaccgtgcatagccgatcgactggggagtagtgaggcgatcctgatttgtgaggcaatcagttgtccagattccccctcccaccctacataaatatatatatatatatatatatataactgcagacagtactgtttcggccttctgggcctcatcagtgtatatatatatgtatagatgtaccacatgtgtgggacatttggggtggctttataagcttaacctccatcccagacatctgcactgcactgatgaggcccagaaggccgaaacagtactgtctgcagttagtaaTGGTTATATATAGTTGTAATGTTGTCATCGTCCTTACCGCAGATaactcctttttgttttttcaaggcGAAAGAAGTAGAGCTCTAGGCTGGAAAGCCCTTTTACTTGAGAGCCGTAATTATCTTTCTAAAAGGCGACTGTAAGAGAATGCCTGTATGTCGCTAAAAACTAGAGTTTGCTAGTTTTTAATGGCGAAAGAAATAGGGC
This window harbors:
- the LOC138047417 gene encoding cuticle collagen 1-like — its product is MHLKLAILIVVVCLCYAQAKSTKGSKRCCPCCPPPPPPPPPVQQISGPMGPIGPPGCSGPPGAPGCPGWKGCAGPMGLPGPPGPGGAIGSPGPMGPKGCPGNPGLPGCPGLKGCPGCAGPVGPPGPPGPQGLSGAPAPAPCPPPPPPPCCPPPACCK